The Pangasianodon hypophthalmus isolate fPanHyp1 chromosome 5, fPanHyp1.pri, whole genome shotgun sequence genome includes a window with the following:
- the LOC113525920 gene encoding inner centromere protein, with protein MSMQELLEDMQEQVGRLTALLQDERRSHEQSYRALFDEAEHKAEKCKQHHQLEMDQLMQDHRSEMSKLVAAHTRTLEDERKSAEERYALLKKDYDFLKCSFRPYKDSVLDDNCSKRKEEQERCLKKQLLWLKEQLNQSEAEREMERKAFQSETAELHASFKVELEDMKTQLKEKDMTISLLRAALHQIQEELNIMMCRLSELGKGV; from the exons ATGTCGAT gCAGGAGCTGCTAGAGGATATGCAGGAACAAGTGGGCAGGTTGACTGCACTGCTCCAGGATGAACGCAGATCACACGAACAGAGTTACCGTGCG tTGTTCGATGAAGCAGAGCACAAGGCTGAAAAATGCAagcaacatcatcagctggagATGGA ccaacTGATGCAGGACCACAGGTCTGAGATGAGTAAACTGGTGGCAGCTCACACTAGGACACTAGAGGATGAAAGGAAAAGTGCTGAGGAGAGATATG CTCTGCTCAAAAAAGACTATGATTTCCTCAAATGCTCCTTCAGACCTTACAAG GACAGTGTGCTTGATGACAACTGTTCGAAGCGTAAAGAAGAGCAGGAAAGATGCCTGAAGAAACAACTCTTGTGGT TGAAGGAGCAGCTGAATCagagtgaggcagagagagagatggaaagaaaagCTTTTCAGTCAGAGACTGCAGAACTTCATGCCAGTTTTAAAGTTGAGCTTGAG GACATGAAGACgcagctgaaagaaaaagacatgaCTATCAGCTTGCTGAGAGCAGCTCTGCATCAGATTCAGGAGGAGCTTAACATTATG ATGTGCCGTCTCTCAGAGCTGGGAAAAGGTGTTTAA